A single Agromyces sp. CF514 DNA region contains:
- a CDS encoding ferritin-like fold-containing protein, translating to MNRRVARPEAPRLRPRVAPTELTKVDFTELVPERVPFLGQAAYIQLVFFEGLSTAVQNAPTIRAKEGLSAAAGVALRKHHALIAELRLLGVEPVDVMAPFAPATDRLQASMRSSDWHELLLAIHVVSGMLDGYFSRLANGLHADLARRVRAILDEAGSATVLEHELGLAIAEQPGLADRLALWGRSLVGDTLLIARSALHGSDARGLDERVEPIFTELIADHTRRMDALGLTA from the coding sequence ATGAATCGACGCGTCGCCCGCCCCGAGGCGCCGCGGCTGCGACCCCGGGTCGCGCCGACCGAGCTCACCAAGGTCGATTTCACCGAGCTGGTGCCCGAGCGCGTGCCGTTCCTCGGCCAGGCCGCATACATCCAGCTCGTGTTCTTCGAAGGCCTGTCGACCGCCGTGCAGAACGCGCCGACGATCCGTGCGAAAGAGGGACTGAGCGCCGCCGCGGGCGTCGCGTTGCGCAAGCACCACGCACTCATCGCCGAGCTGCGTCTGCTCGGGGTCGAGCCGGTCGACGTCATGGCGCCGTTCGCGCCCGCCACCGATCGACTGCAGGCTTCGATGCGCAGCAGCGACTGGCACGAGCTGCTCCTCGCCATCCACGTGGTCTCGGGCATGCTCGACGGGTACTTCTCGCGCCTCGCGAACGGACTGCACGCAGACCTCGCCCGCCGGGTGCGGGCGATCCTCGACGAGGCCGGCTCCGCGACCGTGCTCGAACACGAGCTCGGCCTCGCGATCGCCGAGCAGCCCGGTCTGGCCGACCGCCTCGCGCTGTGGGGGCGCAGCCTCGTCGGCGACACGCTGCTCATCGCCCGGTCGGCGCTGCACGGCTCCGACGCGCGCGGCCTCGACGAGCGGGTCGAGCCGATCTTCACCGAGCTGATCGCCGATCACACGCGCCGCATGGACGCTCTCGGCCTGACTGCCTGA
- a CDS encoding DEAD/DEAH box helicase: MTTFAELGVASDIVDVLATKGIVDAFPIQEQTIPLALSGQDIIGQAKTGTGKTFGFGLPLIQRLGDDPSHGVKALVVVPTRELAVQVSEDLELATSNRPTKIVSIYGGKAYEGQIEQLKAGAQIVVGTPGRLLDLASQRLLNLGEVQEIVLDEADKMLDLGFLSDIEKIFSKVPAVRHTMLFSATMPGPIVALARRFMSKPIHIRANDPDEGLTQANIKHLVYRAHSLDKDEVISRILQAEGRGKTVIFTRTKRAAAKLVEELNDRGFNAAAVHGDLNQDQRERAMAAFKAGKKDVLIATDVAARGIDVDDVTHVINHTIPDDDKTYLHRAGRTGRAGKTGIAVTFVDWDDLHKWALINRALEFGQPDPTETYSSSPHLFSDLDIPAGTKGRLKPAAAAAAPTRSSTAGRTEGGTARGGRGEARQGDAERAPRSSRSRQRTRGGRPADESAPVEGGAPAASESGDSATVREPGTGTHDGGGSEHHDGNAAPRRRRRRRGPRPAGSTGAAPQA, translated from the coding sequence TTGACTACATTCGCAGAACTCGGCGTCGCGTCCGACATCGTCGACGTGCTCGCCACGAAGGGCATCGTCGATGCCTTCCCCATCCAGGAGCAGACCATCCCCCTCGCCCTTTCGGGCCAGGACATCATCGGTCAGGCCAAGACCGGTACCGGAAAGACCTTCGGCTTCGGCCTCCCGCTGATCCAGCGACTCGGCGACGACCCGTCGCACGGCGTCAAGGCACTCGTCGTCGTGCCGACCCGCGAACTCGCGGTGCAGGTCTCCGAGGACCTCGAACTTGCCACCTCGAACCGCCCGACCAAGATCGTCTCGATCTACGGCGGCAAGGCCTACGAGGGGCAGATCGAGCAGCTCAAGGCCGGCGCGCAGATCGTCGTCGGCACCCCCGGGCGTCTGCTCGATCTCGCGAGCCAGCGCCTCCTGAACCTCGGCGAGGTGCAGGAGATCGTGCTCGACGAGGCCGACAAGATGCTCGACCTCGGCTTCCTCTCCGACATCGAGAAGATCTTCTCGAAGGTGCCCGCGGTGCGCCACACCATGCTGTTCTCGGCCACGATGCCCGGCCCGATCGTCGCGCTCGCGCGCCGCTTCATGTCGAAGCCGATCCACATCCGCGCGAACGACCCCGACGAGGGCCTCACGCAGGCGAACATCAAGCACCTCGTCTACCGGGCGCACTCGCTCGACAAGGACGAGGTCATCTCGCGCATCCTCCAGGCCGAGGGCCGCGGCAAGACCGTCATCTTCACGCGCACCAAGCGCGCGGCGGCCAAGCTCGTCGAGGAGCTCAACGACCGCGGCTTCAACGCGGCCGCGGTGCACGGCGACCTCAACCAGGACCAGCGCGAGCGCGCCATGGCCGCCTTCAAGGCGGGCAAGAAGGACGTGCTGATCGCCACGGATGTCGCGGCACGCGGCATCGACGTCGACGACGTCACGCACGTGATCAACCACACCATCCCCGACGACGACAAGACGTACCTGCACCGTGCAGGCCGCACGGGCCGCGCCGGCAAGACCGGCATCGCGGTCACCTTCGTCGACTGGGACGACCTGCACAAGTGGGCGCTCATCAACCGCGCGCTCGAATTCGGCCAGCCCGATCCGACCGAGACCTACTCCTCGAGCCCGCACCTGTTCAGCGACCTCGACATCCCCGCCGGAACCAAGGGCCGCCTGAAGCCGGCCGCCGCGGCCGCTGCGCCGACCCGGTCGAGCACCGCCGGCCGCACCGAGGGCGGCACCGCTCGCGGCGGCCGTGGCGAGGCCCGTCAGGGCGACGCCGAGCGCGCACCGCGCAGCAGCCGTTCGCGCCAGCGCACGCGCGGCGGACGACCGGCCGACGAGTCCGCACCCGTCGAGGGCGGTGCGCCCGCGGCATCCGAGTCCGGCGACTCGGCGACCGTTCGCGAGCCCGGCACCGGCACGCACGACGGCGGCGGCAGCGAGCACCACGATGGCAATGCGGCCCCGCGCCGCCGCCGTCGTCGTCGCGGCCCGCGTCCGGCCGGCTCCACGGGCGCAGCCCCGCAGGCCTGA
- a CDS encoding UrvD/REP family ATP-dependent DNA helicase: protein MPRSSAPSQPDATGVAPPSAPVREAPHAGAVEQLAGTFPEGLHHAVFGAPGSGKTTLAVELVADRIGRLGYGVDDVLVLCASRSTATALRDRIAVRLGVTTRGPLARTANSMAFQLVRAYTGRPVTLLTGGEHDRIVADLVDGGIRDGFGPEWPDPLSPEVRVLRGFRTELRDLLMRAVELGVDELELARLGEAAGRPEWIAASEFMAEYADVKDQVRPDQFDSAELGAFAASIVRRSRVDPEASAVLGPLAGLRLLVVDDAQETTEASASLIAAFAACGVQIIAVGDPDVASNGFRGGRPELLGSLGQMLDGAPVRRIDLPTVHRGRAEILEVISGVRAHVGTALGGSHRSAALAETRSQPAGIADGADGAGTAAAAAVAAARGGASHVTGGHPLAPVLGIEAASSAAEHLAIASLLRERHLLDGVPWSQMTVVLRSGGDVPSVERALALADVPTAGAAAGLALRDAPAAAALLTACSFVLGREPLTADLAVALLTGPIGRLDGIGLRRLRLALRHEELASGGTRTGDELLVDALAAPGGFVTIDAAPGRRAARLAAVLDAATEVARGGGTIEEVLWSLWEGGGLGTEWGRQAAGSGVLADEADRSLDAAVALFSAATRFVEREPGAPAVRFVDEVLASELPEDSLAPRRTAETVLVTTPQGVVGREFDVVVVAGLQDAVWPNLRPRGTLLHAGLLPRVVAAARAGAPLPGVETPVEARASVRDDELRMFVLAVSRARSQVVLACTANDDEQPSVLMGYARERVRPRRRPLQLRSLVGALRREAVTGDPESAAALALLAEEGVPGANPGEWYGLAGLSNEAPLVDLDGDPEASVQVSPSQIDRVEESPLGWFVDHVASPPSGVAASIGTIVHAVVEEVGGRDDGATDVEQIWAAVEERLKGVRFEAGWVAERERRGARRMAEGAAEYLSGFDDDAKVLLGAEGRFTITIDRVRITGTIDRIEASPDGTTVIVDIKTGRTAPTFAQTAAHPQLAAYQLAARRQAVPSAGVLGGAKLVYVATPSRGLAYTERAQQPFDDEAEAAFRERLGEVGRIMAGSSFEGTTEPGHRSRFGSWQYRVHLVPAVSA, encoded by the coding sequence ATGCCCCGCTCCAGCGCCCCGTCGCAACCCGATGCGACCGGCGTCGCGCCCCCTTCGGCGCCCGTGCGCGAAGCACCTCACGCCGGCGCTGTCGAGCAGCTCGCGGGCACCTTTCCCGAGGGCCTGCACCACGCGGTGTTCGGCGCGCCGGGGTCGGGCAAGACCACGCTCGCGGTCGAACTGGTCGCCGATCGCATCGGGCGGCTCGGCTACGGCGTCGACGACGTGCTGGTGCTGTGCGCGAGCCGCTCGACGGCCACGGCGCTGCGCGACCGCATCGCCGTGCGCCTCGGCGTCACGACCAGGGGGCCCCTGGCTCGCACCGCCAACTCCATGGCGTTCCAGCTCGTGCGTGCGTACACCGGTCGGCCGGTGACGCTGCTCACCGGCGGCGAGCACGACCGCATCGTCGCCGACCTCGTCGACGGCGGCATCCGCGACGGGTTCGGTCCCGAGTGGCCCGACCCGCTCTCGCCCGAGGTCAGGGTACTGCGCGGATTCCGCACCGAACTGCGCGACCTGCTCATGCGCGCGGTCGAGCTCGGCGTCGACGAGCTAGAGCTCGCCCGGCTCGGCGAGGCGGCCGGTCGGCCCGAGTGGATCGCCGCCTCCGAGTTCATGGCCGAGTACGCCGACGTCAAGGACCAGGTGCGGCCCGACCAGTTCGACTCGGCCGAGCTCGGGGCGTTCGCCGCGTCGATCGTGCGGCGAAGCCGCGTCGACCCCGAGGCATCCGCCGTGCTCGGCCCACTGGCAGGGCTGCGACTGCTGGTCGTCGACGATGCTCAAGAGACGACCGAGGCGTCGGCATCGCTCATCGCCGCGTTCGCAGCGTGCGGCGTGCAGATCATCGCCGTCGGAGACCCAGACGTGGCGAGCAACGGGTTCCGCGGCGGCCGCCCAGAGCTCCTCGGCTCGCTGGGGCAGATGCTCGACGGCGCCCCCGTCCGGCGCATCGACCTGCCGACCGTGCATCGCGGCCGAGCCGAGATCCTCGAGGTGATCTCGGGCGTGCGCGCCCACGTCGGCACGGCGCTCGGCGGCTCGCACCGGTCGGCCGCGCTCGCCGAGACCCGATCGCAGCCGGCCGGCATCGCCGACGGGGCAGACGGCGCCGGTACGGCTGCTGCTGCCGCTGTCGCTGCCGCTCGGGGTGGTGCGAGCCACGTCACGGGCGGGCATCCGCTCGCACCGGTCCTCGGCATCGAGGCCGCGTCGAGCGCGGCCGAACATCTCGCGATCGCGTCGCTGCTGCGCGAGCGCCACCTGCTCGACGGGGTGCCGTGGTCGCAGATGACCGTCGTGCTGCGATCGGGCGGCGACGTGCCGTCCGTCGAGCGCGCGCTCGCGCTCGCCGACGTGCCGACCGCCGGCGCGGCGGCCGGCCTCGCCCTGCGCGACGCGCCTGCCGCTGCGGCACTGCTCACGGCCTGCTCGTTCGTGCTCGGCCGCGAACCGCTCACCGCGGACCTCGCCGTCGCCCTGCTCACCGGCCCGATCGGCCGCCTCGACGGCATCGGGCTCCGACGCCTGCGACTCGCGCTCCGGCACGAGGAGCTCGCGTCCGGCGGCACGCGCACCGGAGACGAGCTGCTCGTCGATGCGCTCGCGGCCCCCGGCGGGTTCGTGACGATCGACGCGGCACCCGGCCGGCGAGCCGCGAGGCTCGCGGCCGTGCTCGACGCGGCGACCGAGGTCGCGCGAGGCGGCGGCACGATCGAAGAGGTGCTCTGGTCGCTCTGGGAGGGCGGCGGCCTCGGCACCGAATGGGGGCGCCAGGCCGCGGGCAGCGGTGTGCTCGCCGACGAGGCCGACCGGTCGCTCGACGCCGCCGTCGCACTGTTCTCGGCGGCGACGAGGTTCGTCGAGCGCGAGCCAGGGGCGCCCGCCGTGCGCTTCGTCGACGAGGTGCTCGCGAGCGAGCTGCCCGAAGACTCGCTCGCGCCGCGGCGCACGGCCGAGACCGTGCTCGTCACGACGCCGCAGGGCGTCGTCGGGCGGGAGTTCGACGTGGTCGTCGTCGCCGGCCTGCAAGACGCCGTGTGGCCGAACCTCCGGCCGCGAGGCACGCTCCTGCACGCCGGCCTCCTGCCGCGCGTCGTCGCCGCGGCTCGCGCAGGCGCGCCGTTGCCCGGGGTCGAGACCCCGGTCGAGGCGCGTGCGTCGGTGCGAGACGACGAGCTGCGCATGTTCGTGCTCGCCGTCTCGCGGGCCCGAAGCCAAGTGGTGCTGGCCTGCACCGCCAACGACGACGAGCAGCCGTCGGTGCTCATGGGGTACGCCCGCGAACGGGTCCGCCCGCGCCGCCGACCGCTGCAACTGCGCTCGCTCGTCGGGGCGCTGCGCCGCGAGGCGGTCACCGGCGATCCCGAGTCCGCCGCGGCGCTCGCCCTGCTCGCCGAAGAGGGCGTCCCCGGGGCGAACCCCGGCGAGTGGTACGGGCTGGCCGGACTCTCGAACGAGGCGCCGCTCGTCGATCTCGACGGCGACCCCGAGGCATCCGTGCAGGTGTCGCCGTCGCAGATCGACCGCGTCGAGGAGTCGCCGCTCGGCTGGTTCGTCGATCACGTCGCCTCACCGCCGTCGGGCGTCGCCGCGTCGATCGGCACCATCGTGCACGCGGTCGTCGAAGAGGTCGGCGGTCGCGACGACGGCGCGACCGACGTCGAGCAGATCTGGGCGGCCGTCGAAGAGCGGCTGAAGGGCGTGCGCTTCGAGGCCGGATGGGTGGCCGAGCGCGAACGCCGCGGCGCCCGTCGCATGGCCGAGGGGGCGGCCGAGTACCTGAGCGGCTTCGACGACGACGCCAAGGTGCTGCTCGGCGCTGAAGGAAGGTTCACCATCACCATCGACCGCGTTCGCATCACGGGCACCATCGACCGCATCGAGGCGTCGCCCGACGGCACGACGGTCATCGTCGACATCAAGACCGGGCGCACGGCGCCGACCTTCGCGCAGACGGCCGCGCACCCGCAGCTGGCCGCCTACCAGCTCGCGGCACGGCGTCAGGCGGTTCCGTCGGCAGGCGTGCTCGGGGGAGCCAAGCTCGTCTACGTCGCGACCCCCTCGCGCGGTCTCGCGTACACCGAACGGGCGCAGCAGCCCTTCGATGACGAGGCTGAAGCCGCGTTCCGCGAGCGGCTCGGCGAGGTCGGGCGCATCATGGCCGGGTCGAGCTTCGAGGGCACCACCGAGCCGGGCCACCGTTCGAGGTTCGGATCCTGGCAGTACCGCGTGCACCTCGTGCCGGCGGTCTCGGCATGA
- a CDS encoding DUF3107 domain-containing protein, producing the protein MDVRIGIQNSPRELGFESSQSAEEVQAQVAAALAGDATSLKFVDSKGTVYLVPAAALAYVEIGSEESRRVGFVA; encoded by the coding sequence GTGGACGTACGGATCGGCATTCAGAACTCCCCCCGCGAACTCGGATTCGAGTCGTCGCAGTCGGCAGAGGAGGTCCAGGCCCAGGTCGCCGCCGCGCTCGCCGGCGACGCGACGTCGCTCAAGTTCGTCGATTCGAAGGGCACCGTCTACCTCGTGCCCGCCGCGGCCCTCGCCTACGTCGAGATCGGCTCCGAGGAGTCGCGTCGCGTCGGATTCGTGGCCTGA